The genomic stretch ACATGTCGATGCCCCTCTCCTGCGAGATGTCGTCGCGGATGCGCCCCACGTGCGTGAACGAGTCGCCCGCGGCCAACAGCGGCATGGGGTAGACGTTGTTCTTGGGGTCGTCGAGGACCTTCACGCCCGGCGCCTTGGAGAGCAGCTCCCGCGCCTGGGCCGCGGTGATCTTCTTCTGGGTGGTGAGGTTCACGCTCTCCGAGTGGCCGAAGAACACGGGCACGCGCACGGTCGTCGCGGAGACGGGCAGCTCCGGCAGGTGCATGATCTTGCGCGTCTCGTTCACCATCTTCATCTCTTCCTTCGTGTAGCCGTTCTCGGTGAAGTCATCGATGTGCGGCAGCACGTTGAAGGCGATGCGGTGCGCGAAGGCAGAGACCTTCACCTCGCGCGCGTTCAGGATGTCGGCGGTCTGCTTGCTCAGCTCCTCGATGCCCTTCTGGCCCTTGCCGGAGACCGACTGGTAGGTCGAGACCACCACCCGCTCCAGGCCCACCGCGTCGGCGATGGGCTTGAGGGCGACCACCATCTGGATGGTCGAGCAGTTCGGGTTGGCGATGATGCCGCGCGCCTTGTACTGCGCGATGTCGTCGGGGTTCACCTCGGGCACGACGAGCGGGACGTCGGCGTCCATCCGGAAGGCGCTGGAGTTGTCGATGACCACCGCGCCGGCCTTGGCGGCCACCGGCGCCCACTCGCGCGAGACGCTCGCGCCCGGCGAGAAGAGGCCAATCTCCACGCCCTTGAAGGACTCGGGCGTCACCGCCTTCACGGTGTACTCGTGGCCCTGGAACTCGAGCTTGGAGCCGGCGCTGCGGGGGCTGGCCAGGAGGGTGAGCTCGCCCACGGGGAAGTCGCGCTCCTCGAGCACATTGAGGAACTCGCGGCCCACCGCGCCCGAGGCGCCGAGGATGCCTACGTGGAACTTCCGAGCCATGGTCCTTCTCCCGCGAGAGTCGGGGCGTTGATACCCGCCCTGCCCCCCATTCGCAACGTGCGCCGAGAGGGCGATCGGGGGCCTTGTGGGATGCCCGGTTGACGCGCGCGTCGGCGTCCGTCAGGCGGAAGCGCTCGAGCCCTTGGCGCCCTTCATCTGCGCGGCGAAGCCGTCGGCCAGGCAGTCGATGAGCTCGAAGAAGTGGTCGTCGCGGAAGCCGGCGCCGCTGGTGATGAGGCCAGGGTCGATGACCTTGCCGTCCACGGGATCGGCGCGGAAGTAGCGGCCGAGCACGTCGGTGTGGTCACCGCCGACCAGCGCCAGCAGCGTGCCGTCCACCTGGCGCACGGTGTTCACGATGCTGTCGTTGTCCTTGGCCGCGATGGGGCCCGCAGGCGGCGAGCCGATTCGACGCGCGCGCTCGAAGTCGGGCTGCGGCGGCACCTGCACCTGTTCGCCGTCGTCGGTGGCGCTCCAGTGCCAGAGGTCGCGATAGAGGTGGTCCTCGGTCCGGTCGTTCGGCGGCGGCGCGAGGGTGGCCACGCAGGAGATGGGCACGTCTCCGCGGTTGCTGGTGGCGGTGAGCGCGCCGCTGACCTGCGGCGTGAGATCGTGCGCGAGCGCGTCGCCGAAGAGCAGGTGCATCACGAACTCCAGCGGGTTGCCCTCCTTCGCGGTGCTCACCATGAACTGCAGCCGGGTCCAGAAGCGATCGCGCTGGAGCGCGTCGATGCCGATGCGCGCCAGGTCCGCGAGGCCGGCGACGTTCGGTTTGCCGCCGGCGATGAGCTTGGCCAGCGGCGCCAGCGCCAGACCTGTCCCATAGTGCGGCGCCGAGAGGGTGATCACCGAGCCCAGCCGCGGCGCTGCGGGCGGCGCGTCGCCGAAGATCGTGCCCTTCGGCCCGTCGACGAGCGCGTTCTTCCGCGTGAGCAATGCCGCGTCCACGCCGCCCGTGCTGTGACCCAACAGGTGCCACGTCGACGCGCCGAGGTTGGCGTCGAGCTTGGCCAGGTGCCCGGTGAGCGCGCGCTGGCGCTCGGCGAGGCTGCTCACCGGCAGCGTCGGCAGCGGAATCACCGGGACCGCGCGTCCGAGGCGCGCTTGCAGCCCGCCGCGGAGCCCGCCGATGAACCGGTCGGCGAAGTACGTCCGCTCTCCCAGGTGATCGAAGCCCAGGAAGCCCGGCACGAGCGCGACGGCGTCAGGCATGTGTCCCCCCCAGCGGAATCAGCCTGCGGCAGTGCTCTTCACGGCCGCAGGCAGCTTCGCGATGAGCTTCTTGGCGAAGAGGTACGCGTCGCCAGGCCAGCGCGCGGAAACGTACCGGCCGTCCTCGACCACGAAAGCCGGCCCGTCGTCTGTGTCCGTGCCGCGCTTGCTCAGCTCGAACGGCCCGCGGACGAAGTCCGTCGGGCTCGCGAGCGTCGCCTTGACCTCGTCCTCCACGTACTCGGGATAGGTGCGGTAGTAGCGACCGAGCTTCCAGAACGTGGAGTAGTACGCCGCGCGCTCCATGTACTTCACGAGGCAGGTGGTCTTGCTGCCGTGGAGCACGCTCTTGCCGCTCGCATCCTTGCTGCGCGCGAGCACCAGCACGCCGTGGCAGATCGCCGCCACCGGCTTGCCCGTGGCCCAGAAGCGCGCGATCTGCTGCTGAAGCTCCGCACTGCCCAGGTACTGCTTCATGCCGGGCGCGTGGCCGCCGGGGAGCACGAGCGCGTCGAAGCTTGCGACGTCGACCTTGCCCCAGGCTTGCGGCGCCTTGAGCTCCGCCGAGTCGATCAGCTCCGCGTAGAACTCCTTGGGCTCGGGCTCGGCGCCGAGCTTGCCGAAGAGCACGCCGGTGAGGAGCAGGGGATCGGCCGCGGGCGCCTTGCCGCCTGCCTCGGTCGCAAAGGTCACGTCGTGTCCCGCGCGGCGCAGCAGCTTCCAGGGGACGGCGACCTCGGTCACGTCGAAGTCGGTGTCCGGCAAGGGAATGAGGACGCGGGCCATGGCCAGATTCCTCCGCGGAGGGCGACCTCCGCGCCGAAGGATACCGCCATTTCCCTGCCATCAGCCGAGGAGGATCTCGCGGATCACCTTCCCCGGCGCGTCGACGATCGACAGCGGGCGACCCAGCGGGGTGACGATCTGGTGGTCGCGATCGAGCCCGAGCTGCTGCGCGAACGTGGCCATCATGTCCTGGACGGCGATGGGCGTACCGAGGACCTTCTCGCCCTCGGCGTCGGTCTGGCCGGCGACCACGCCGCCGCGAATGCCGCCGCCGGCCATCACCGCGCTCCACGCGCCGGGGTGGTGGTCGCGGCCTTCGTTGTCGTTGATCTTCGGCGAGCGGCCGAACTCGCCCATGCAGACCACGAGCGTGCGATCCAGGCGCTTGCGCGCCGCGAGGTCGTCGAGGAGCGCGCTGAAGGCAGGGTCGAGCTTTCCGCAGAGCTCGCCGGTGCGCTCGAAGTTGTTCTGGTGCGTGTCCCAGCCGTCGAGCGCGACCTCCACCACGCGCACGCCGTTCTCGATGAGCCGCCGCGCGAGCAGACAGCCGCGGCCGAAGTCGGAGTCGCCGTACGCCTGGCGCACGCTCATGGGCTCCTCTTCGAGCTCGAAGGCGTGCAGCCCGGGGGCGTTCATGAGCTTCACCGCGTGGTCGTACACGGCGCGCCGGCCGGTGACCTTCGGGTCCGACGTCTCCGCGGCGAACGCGGCCTCGAGCTTGTCGAGCGCCCTGCGGCGGCGCGCGAAGCGATCCGCGTCGACCTTCTCCGGCAGCTTGATGTCGCGCGGCGGCTTGCCCGCCTCTTTCAAGACGAACGGGTTGTACTGCACGCCCAGCACGCCCGCGCTCACGCTCGGCCCGCCGATGGAGACGAAGGCCGGCAGATCGCTCGCGGGCCCGAGCTCCTCGCTCACCCAGGCGCCGAGCGAGGGATGCGCCACGGTGGGCGTGGGCGCGTAGCCGGTGTGCACCAGGTGCCGCGCGCGATCGTGATTTCCTTCGCGACTCGAAATCCCGCGGAGGATCGCCAGCCGGTTCGAGCGCTCAGCGAGGCGCGGCAGGTTCGCGGAGATCTGCACGCCGGGGATCTTGGTGTTGATGGCCTTGGTGGGCCCGCCCACGCTCGTTCCCGGCTTCGGATCCCAGGTGTCGAGGTGGCTCGGGCCGCCGTTCATCCAGAGCACGATGATGGCCTCGGCGGCGGCCTTGGGGAGCGCGGCCTCGGCGGCCTCGGCGCGCCAGCGCGGCATGAGCGCGGTCGCGAGAATCGAGCCCAGGCCCATGTGCAGAAAGCTTCGGCGGTGCATGGTCCGTTCCTAGTGGTTGAACTGGAACTCGCTCGAGTTGAGCAGCGCCCAGAAGAGATCTTCGTACGACTCACGCCGCGCCCGGCCCCGGAGCATCGCCCCGTCGGAGGCGTCCGCGACGAACGAGGCCCAGGCCTTGCGCTCCTCGGGCGTCGGGAGCCGCGAGAGCGTGCGCAGGTAGAGCAGCTCCACGCGTGCGGCGTCGTCGGGCTTTGACATGGCCTCTTCGAGCGTCGCGCCGGGCACGGGCTTCACCGCGCGGTTCACCAGGCCGCCGTTCAGCAGCATCAGCGCCTGGGGCACGGTGCCCGTGAAGGTGTCGTCGTCACCGCCGGCCTCGTCGACATCAAACAAGAATGTGACATCGCGCTGGAGCTGGAACTTGACCAGATTGACGCTCTTGCCTTGCTTGCCCGCGCGCTCTTCGAGCACGGGTTCCAGGTGCGTGGCGGCGACGATCGAGTTCAGCAGCTGCTCGGCGCTGAGCGGACGCAGCCTGCCGCGCGCCCAGAAGTCGTCGCCCTTGGGCTGCTCGCCGGAGACCGAGCGCTGGTACGCGTTGGTGAGACAGATCGTGCGCAGCAGCCGCTTCAAATCGTAGCCATGGGTGATGAAGTCCTGCGCGAGCGCGTCCTGTGCCTCGGGCGCCATCGTCGGGTTGCTGGGGCGCAGATCGTCCACCGGATCCACGAAGCCGCGACCGGTGAGCGCGCCCCAGTAGCGGTTGACGAGCTCGGTGGCGAACCACGGGTTCTTGTCGGAGACGATCCAGCCGGCGAGCGCGCGGCGCGGCATGTCGGAGTGGTCGAGGTCGGTGCCGTCGAGCGCGGTGGGCCGCGACATGGCGATGTCGCGCCACTCGGGCGGCGCCTTGGGGCCCATGCGCACCGGGTGGTTGATGTCGCGGACCTCGATGCGCTTGATGCCCTTCATCTCGCTCTTGCCGTCCATCGGCTTGTCCTGCGTGCGCGCGAACGCGGCCGCGAACTTGCGGAAGTCGGTCTGCTTCCACTTCTCGGTCTTGTGGTCGTGGCACTGGGCGCACTGGATCTGCACGCCCAGGAAGATGCGCGAGGTGTTGCCCGCGAGGTCCTGCGGCGCCTCGCGGTACTGGAGGAGCCAGTTCACCGCGCCGTTGACGCCGGCCTGGGCCTCGCGCGTGTCGTCGATGTCGCCGGTGTTGCGGGGGAGCGCCTCTTCGCCGCCGATGGAGTTCTGGCCGGTGGCGGAGACGAGATCGAAGACCCACTGGTTGTAGCCGGCGTTCTCGTTGAAGCGGTGCAAGAGCCAGCGGTGGAACGCGCCGCGATCGATGATGCCCTTCTGCGCGCGCAGCGGCAGGAGCAGGTCGCCCCAGTACGCGGCCCAGTGCTGCGCGTACGCGGGGCTCGCGAGCAGCGCGTCCACGGCCTTGGCGCGCTTGTCGAGGCTCTGGTCGGCGAGGAACGCACGCACCGCATCGGGCTCGGGCAGCGTGCCGGTGAGATCCAGCGTGACGCGGCGCAGGAAGGTGGCGTCGTCGATGATGGGCGCGGGCTTCAAGTTCGCGCCGCTCTGGAGCCGCGCGAGCATGCCGTCGACCTTGGCCGCGAGCGCCTCGGTGCCCGCGGTGGCGGTGAACTTCATCGTGCTCGGGCTGCCTGCCGCGGGCTGCGCATTGGCGCGACTGGCTTCGGTGGTGCGACAGGCGATGAACGCCGTCACGCCAAGGATCACGAGAGCGAAGGGCCGGTTCGGTCGCACGCGAGGTGAACCCGTTCTCATCGCCCCAGGTTAAATCACCCGCGCCCACGAGTTGCGGCAGGGCGTGCGGTTCGAACAAATTGTGTCCATGAGAATTGGGCTCTTCGCTCTCGCCCTGACGTTGTCTGCACCCGATGGGGGCGCCCCCTCCGCGACGCTGCGCGTGAAGGTGCACGGGCTGCACAACGCCACCGGCCAGGTGGGTTGCCTGGTGTTCGCGACGGGCGACGATTTCCCCACCAAGCCCGACAAGGCGGTCGCCAAGGCGCTGGTGCCCATCACGAAGTCGGGCGTGGCGTTCGAAGCGGTGTGCGAGTTCCCGCAGCTGGCGCCAGGGACGTACGCGGTGTCGGTGATGCACGACGAGAACGGCAACGGGAAGATGGACTTCAACTTCCTGCACATGCCGAAGGAAGGCTACGGCGCCTCGCGCGATCACCTGCCGATGATGAGCCCGCCGAGCTTCGATGATTGCAAGCTGCCGGTGGGCGCGGGGCTCACGGAGATCGACGTGCACATGAAGTACCCGTAGCGCCTACGGCACGACGATCGAATGCCCCGCATGCACGACCGCGGGCAGCGGCGACCAGATCATCACCACCAGATCCCAGAGCACGTGGCTGGCGATGCCTGGCCACAAGCTGCCGGTGAACGCGCGCAAGCAGCCCCACACGAGGCCCATCACCAGCGCGAGCGCGAGCAGCGTCGGATTCTCGGATGCGACGTGCGCCGCCGCGTAGATACACGCGGCCGCCACCGGCGCGCCAAAGCGCGTCAGCCGCGGCTCGAGCGCGCCCTGAATGACGCCGCGAAACACGACCTCTTCCGCGATCGCCGTCAACGGCAGGAGCACGTAGGCCTGCACGAGCGTCGTCGAGCCCAGCATGGCGTACAGCTGGCCCACGCCTTCGCTGAGCGCCGGCACCGCGCCGAGCACAGGCCCGCGAAGGAGCAAGGTCGCGCCCACGAGCACCGGCGTGGCGATGGCGGCGACGACGAGCGCGTCACGCCTCGGCGCGAAGAGCTTGCGCCACTCGGTCGGCACGGCGAGCGAGCGGAGCACGAGCAGTGCCGCGGCCACCGCGACGCTGTTGAAGAGGCCGAAGCGCTGGGCCGCGATGAAGGCGCCGTTCCACGCGGCGATGGCGACGACGATCAGGCCGAACAATCGCGAGCGCATGTCGCGTCAGCCGCCGATGCCCATCATCGGCAAGAGCGCGCGCTTCGCGTCGACGTCGTTGAAGCGGTGGCCTTCCGGCTTCTGGCCGAGCGCGGCGCGAATGGCGGACAGGATCGCCGTGTCGTCGGCGCCCGAATTCAAGAGCGTCGAGAGCGGCGCCTGCTCGCGGCCGCCGAGGCACGCGCGCAGGTCACCGTTCGCGGCGACCCGCACGCGGTTGCAGCCGCCGCAGAAGTTCTGGGTCATGGGACTGATGAAGCCCACGCGTCCGCGCGCGCCGCGGAAGTACCGTGCCGGCCCGTGCGGCAACCCGGCGGCTTCCTCGTCGGGCTCGAGCGCGATGTCCTCTGCACGCAGCTTCTCCACCAGCTCCGCGGTCGGCACCGGCTTGCCCTCGCGGAACGGCATGCACTCGATGAAGCGCACCACGATGCCGCGCTGCCAGGCGAACTGCACCAAACTGGCGCAGTCGTCCTCGTTCACGCCGCGCAGCACCACGGCGTTGAGCTTCACCTCGAGCCCTGCCGCGAGGGCCGCGTCCACGCCTTCGATGACGCGAGCGACCTCGCCGCGGCCGCCGGAGAGCGTGCGGAACCGCTCGGCGTCGAGCGTGTCCAGCGAGACGTTGAGGCTCCGCAGGCCCGCTTGTTTCAAGGGCGCGGCGAGCTCCGCGAGCTGGTGGCCGTTGGTGGTGGCGCAGACCTCGCCGATGCCAGGCACGGCCGCGAGCTTGGTGACGACGTCGAGGATGTCCTTGCGGAACAACGGCTCGCCGCCGGTGAGGCGCACGCGGCGAATCCCCACGCCAGCGAAGATCGTGACGAGGCGTTCGAGCTGCACGGCGCTGAGCAAATGACTCTTGCCGCCCCAGGTTGCGGGCGAGCAGTACACGCAGCGGAAGTTGCAGCGGTCGGTGAGCGAGAGGCGCAGGTACGTCATGCGCCGGCCCTGCGCGTCGAACAGCGGCGCCTCGATCATGGCCTACACCGACTTGCGATTCTCGCCGTCGTCCTCGGCGGCCTGGTCGGCGAAGTTGCGCTGGCGGCGGAGCTCCTTGAGGTCGTCCTCGCTGAGCGAGAGGAACGCCTCCACGCAGCGCGGATCGAACTGCGTGCCCGAGCAGCGCTTGATCTCCTCGCGCGCGGCCGCGTAGGTGGTGCCCTTGCGGTATGGGCGATCGCAGGTCATGGCGTCGAGCGTGTCGGCGATGGCGAAGATGCGCGCGCCGATGTGGATGGCGTCGGCCTTGAGGCCGCGCGGGTAGCCGCCGCCGTCGAAGCGCTCCTGGTGCGAGAGCACGATCTCCGCGGGCACGTTCAAGAACGGGATCGACTTGAGGATGTCGTAGCCGACCTGCGGGTGCTTGCGCATCTCCACCCACTCGTCGGGCGTGAGCTTGCCGGGCTTGAGCAGGATGGCGTCGGGCACGCCGATCTTGCCGATGTCGTGGAGCAGCGCGCCGCGGGCGATGTCATCGAGCTCGGGCTCGCCGATGCCCAGCTTCTGCGCGGTGGCCACGGTGTAGCGCACCACGCGCTGGCTGTGATCGCTGGTCTCGTGCTCGCGGGCGTCGAGCGCGGCCACCAGCGCGAGCAGCGTGGTGCGGTACGCGCCCTCCACGTTGCGCAGCGCGACGGACAGCTCGGCGGTCTTCTCCTTCACGCGCCGCTCGAGACGCCGCTGGTACTTGTGCCGCGCCACCTCGATGCGGCGCTTGGCCAGCGCGCGCTCGATGGAGCGGATGAGATCGGTCACGCGGGGCGGCTTGAGCAGGTAGTCGGTCGCGCCGCGGCGCAGACACTCCACCGCGTTCTCGGTGTCGCCGTAGCCGGTGAGCATGATGACGGCCGTGTCCGGGTGGTTGCGGCGGAGCTGGTCGAGCAGCCACATCCCGTCCTTGCCCGGCATCTTCATGTCGCTGATGACGAGGTGGGTCTCGGTGCCGCCGAGGGAGGTGAGCGCCGCATCGGCGTTCTCCACGCAGGTGCAGGCGTAGCCCTCTTCCTTCAAGAGCACGGAGATGACGTCGCGCACGGACGCGTCGTCGTCGACGATCAGGATGGTGGGCGTCTCCGTCGACGCGGCATCCAACGGGCTCTCGCTCACGGCCACTCCTGCGCGGTCCGCCCCCGAACGCGGACCCATGCGATCCAGATAAACCTAGCATGGCGCCCGGCGCTACCAGAAGTGGCTCCGCCAGGATTCAGGCGGGCTGGGCGCGCTCGGGGCGGAAGGGCCGAAGGTCGAGGTCGAGCTCACGGCGGAGAACCGCGTCGGCCACCAGGCGCGCGGTGACGGGCGCGAGCAGGATGCCGTTCCGGTGATGGCCGGTGGCGAAGAAGAGCCCGTCGATGGGGCTCTTGCCGAGGAGCGGCATGCCGTCGGCGGTGTACGGGCGGAAGCCAGCCCAGCTCTCGAGGATGGGCGCCTGCGCGAGCGCGGGAACGGCGGCGAGGGCGAGGTCGAGCA from Deltaproteobacteria bacterium encodes the following:
- a CDS encoding aspartate-semialdehyde dehydrogenase, with the protein product MARKFHVGILGASGAVGREFLNVLEERDFPVGELTLLASPRSAGSKLEFQGHEYTVKAVTPESFKGVEIGLFSPGASVSREWAPVAAKAGAVVIDNSSAFRMDADVPLVVPEVNPDDIAQYKARGIIANPNCSTIQMVVALKPIADAVGLERVVVSTYQSVSGKGQKGIEELSKQTADILNAREVKVSAFAHRIAFNVLPHIDDFTENGYTKEEMKMVNETRKIMHLPELPVSATTVRVPVFFGHSESVNLTTQKKITAAQARELLSKAPGVKVLDDPKNNVYPMPLLAAGDSFTHVGRIRDDISQERGIDMFVVADNVRKGAALNAVQIAEVLVEKFLK
- a CDS encoding DJ-1/PfpI family protein; translated protein: MARVLIPLPDTDFDVTEVAVPWKLLRRAGHDVTFATEAGGKAPAADPLLLTGVLFGKLGAEPEPKEFYAELIDSAELKAPQAWGKVDVASFDALVLPGGHAPGMKQYLGSAELQQQIARFWATGKPVAAICHGVLVLARSKDASGKSVLHGSKTTCLVKYMERAAYYSTFWKLGRYYRTYPEYVEDEVKATLASPTDFVRGPFELSKRGTDTDDGPAFVVEDGRYVSARWPGDAYLFAKKLIAKLPAAVKSTAAG
- a CDS encoding DUF1501 domain-containing protein → MHRRSFLHMGLGSILATALMPRWRAEAAEAALPKAAAEAIIVLWMNGGPSHLDTWDPKPGTSVGGPTKAINTKIPGVQISANLPRLAERSNRLAILRGISSREGNHDRARHLVHTGYAPTPTVAHPSLGAWVSEELGPASDLPAFVSIGGPSVSAGVLGVQYNPFVLKEAGKPPRDIKLPEKVDADRFARRRRALDKLEAAFAAETSDPKVTGRRAVYDHAVKLMNAPGLHAFELEEEPMSVRQAYGDSDFGRGCLLARRLIENGVRVVEVALDGWDTHQNNFERTGELCGKLDPAFSALLDDLAARKRLDRTLVVCMGEFGRSPKINDNEGRDHHPGAWSAVMAGGGIRGGVVAGQTDAEGEKVLGTPIAVQDMMATFAQQLGLDRDHQIVTPLGRPLSIVDAPGKVIREILLG
- a CDS encoding DUF1549 domain-containing protein, which gives rise to MILGVTAFIACRTTEASRANAQPAAGSPSTMKFTATAGTEALAAKVDGMLARLQSGANLKPAPIIDDATFLRRVTLDLTGTLPEPDAVRAFLADQSLDKRAKAVDALLASPAYAQHWAAYWGDLLLPLRAQKGIIDRGAFHRWLLHRFNENAGYNQWVFDLVSATGQNSIGGEEALPRNTGDIDDTREAQAGVNGAVNWLLQYREAPQDLAGNTSRIFLGVQIQCAQCHDHKTEKWKQTDFRKFAAAFARTQDKPMDGKSEMKGIKRIEVRDINHPVRMGPKAPPEWRDIAMSRPTALDGTDLDHSDMPRRALAGWIVSDKNPWFATELVNRYWGALTGRGFVDPVDDLRPSNPTMAPEAQDALAQDFITHGYDLKRLLRTICLTNAYQRSVSGEQPKGDDFWARGRLRPLSAEQLLNSIVAATHLEPVLEERAGKQGKSVNLVKFQLQRDVTFLFDVDEAGGDDDTFTGTVPQALMLLNGGLVNRAVKPVPGATLEEAMSKPDDAARVELLYLRTLSRLPTPEERKAWASFVADASDGAMLRGRARRESYEDLFWALLNSSEFQFNH
- a CDS encoding DUF2141 domain-containing protein, whose amino-acid sequence is MRIGLFALALTLSAPDGGAPSATLRVKVHGLHNATGQVGCLVFATGDDFPTKPDKAVAKALVPITKSGVAFEAVCEFPQLAPGTYAVSVMHDENGNGKMDFNFLHMPKEGYGASRDHLPMMSPPSFDDCKLPVGAGLTEIDVHMKYP
- a CDS encoding CPBP family intramembrane metalloprotease is translated as MRSRLFGLIVVAIAAWNGAFIAAQRFGLFNSVAVAAALLVLRSLAVPTEWRKLFAPRRDALVVAAIATPVLVGATLLLRGPVLGAVPALSEGVGQLYAMLGSTTLVQAYVLLPLTAIAEEVVFRGVIQGALEPRLTRFGAPVAAACIYAAAHVASENPTLLALALVMGLVWGCLRAFTGSLWPGIASHVLWDLVVMIWSPLPAVVHAGHSIVVP
- the moaA gene encoding GTP 3',8-cyclase MoaA; its protein translation is MIEAPLFDAQGRRMTYLRLSLTDRCNFRCVYCSPATWGGKSHLLSAVQLERLVTIFAGVGIRRVRLTGGEPLFRKDILDVVTKLAAVPGIGEVCATTNGHQLAELAAPLKQAGLRSLNVSLDTLDAERFRTLSGGRGEVARVIEGVDAALAAGLEVKLNAVVLRGVNEDDCASLVQFAWQRGIVVRFIECMPFREGKPVPTAELVEKLRAEDIALEPDEEAAGLPHGPARYFRGARGRVGFISPMTQNFCGGCNRVRVAANGDLRACLGGREQAPLSTLLNSGADDTAILSAIRAALGQKPEGHRFNDVDAKRALLPMMGIGG
- a CDS encoding response regulator: MGPRSGADRAGVAVSESPLDAASTETPTILIVDDDASVRDVISVLLKEEGYACTCVENADAALTSLGGTETHLVISDMKMPGKDGMWLLDQLRRNHPDTAVIMLTGYGDTENAVECLRRGATDYLLKPPRVTDLIRSIERALAKRRIEVARHKYQRRLERRVKEKTAELSVALRNVEGAYRTTLLALVAALDAREHETSDHSQRVVRYTVATAQKLGIGEPELDDIARGALLHDIGKIGVPDAILLKPGKLTPDEWVEMRKHPQVGYDILKSIPFLNVPAEIVLSHQERFDGGGYPRGLKADAIHIGARIFAIADTLDAMTCDRPYRKGTTYAAAREEIKRCSGTQFDPRCVEAFLSLSEDDLKELRRQRNFADQAAEDDGENRKSV